TTGCAATCGGTCCCCATCCCCCGCCGCCTGTAGCATCTGCAAAGCCGGCAATTAACCCAAGAGGTATCGATTTTTTCCGTGTTAGTGGAAGAGATTCACTTTGCTCACGTGCTTCAAAATGAAATAAGAACCGCAGCATGACATAAAGACCCAATACCAAAAGAAAGATGGCTATAAAGGGTTTTGCCAAATCACCAGGCAAATTGCTCAAAAAGGCTGCTCCTGCAAAGGCCCCAATAGAACCTGGAATAATCAGTTTGTAGACTGCCTGCTTATCAACATTCCCAAATTTTATATGTGAGGCACCTGAAGCGGCCGTTGTAACTACTTCTGCTAAATGAACGGAAGCAGAGGCAACTGCCGGTGCTATCCCAAACGTAAGCAGCATTGTTGTGGATGTAACACCATAGGCCATTCCTAAAGAACCATCAATAAGCTGTGCCAGAAAACCGATAAAAGCAAAAATAATTAATTTCCTCAAAGCAATTCCTCCCCACTTGGAAACGAAAAAGGCCCTTAACAAAATGCTAAGGACCTTTGGTTATCCAATCAGTCTGATTATTATAAATTTTTTAATGTAATTTTATTATATATAATTCCTATGAGTTTACAAGGATTAATTTTTTTTTTTATTTCGCCCTCTCTTTTACATTTGTGAATGCTGCTTTTTCAAAAAGATCACTCATTTTCTTGTTTGAGCAGGGAATGTGTCTAATTCATTATTGATCAAAATCCATTCATGCCTCTCATGCCATTTTCTAGCGCTCACCTTATATATGTGCAAGCTCAGGGGAATTTGTGCGCGTTCACCTTATATATGGGTTCGCTCATGGAAATTTGGGCGCGTTCAGCCTGAATTTTTACGCGATCTGCCAATTCCTTCACAAATAGCGCGACTAAAAGCATGACCTGATCCTTCACAAGTTGGGGCAGCACTCAACAAATTCATTTTTTCTTGGATTTGAAAATCTGATAAACTAAGTGGAACACAAGATATTAGAAACGGAGTGTCTCCCCCTTTGATATTAGGACCCAGAGTTTTAAAGACTGGATTATCAGTTACACTTGCTTTATTTATCTGCTCTATCTTTCAGCTTGAGCCTTCAGTATTTGCAGGAGTCTCTGCTATTTTTACGATTCAGCCCTCCATATACAGGACATGGAAACAAGTGCTTGATCAAGTACAGGCGAATACACTTGGAGCCTTGCTTGCTCTGTTTGCCATTTTCTTTTTCGGCAGCAATCCGATTGTAATCGGGGTTGTTGTGATTTCTGTCATTTTAATCAGCTTAAAGTTCAAAATGGAAGCGACCATTTCACTGACTCTAGTAACAGTCTTGGCGATTATGAGCGCTCCCGGCAATGAAGACTTCTTATTTGTCTGGAATCGATTCTTGATTATATTGATAGGCATTGCTTCCGCTTTTCTTGTTAATCTGCTGATTCTTCCGCCCAAGTATAAAGAAAATTACTACGCAAAAGTTCAATCTGTTTTTGAAATCATGTCCCTGTTGATGAGGACAGCCATCTCAGATGAATTAACGGAGAAATACTTTCAGGAAAAACAAAAGGAATTTAGAAGCGAGCTTCAAAAACTGGAGGATATATACGATATCTTTGACGAAGAACGGGAAAAGATGGCAAAGGTAAATCCGGTGAATGTAAGGGAGCTGGTCGTTTATAAACAAATGCTGAAAACCATTCAGCAGGCTGCAGATGTCTTAAAAGTCATTGAAGAACATTACTTTCAGAGCCGCAGCACGATGGTTGACGATCAATTATTTGATTCCCAGATTGAACAATTAATAAAGTGGCATGAATATCTTCTCTTTAAGTATGAGGGGAAAGTTAAGGTTAATGATCAGTTCGAAGATGACACCTTGATCCGCGAAAGCAGAATATTCCTTATTCAAATGATGGAGTCCGATTCTGAAAAGCTTAATAATCAGCGTTTGACTGTTGTTGCTTCAGCTATTTATGAATATGCGTTCCAATTGCAGCGACTTGATCAGCTTGTCGACCGGCTGGTGAAAAGAACATAAAATAAGGAAATAAAAAGCCCTTCACTGGGCTTTTTTTCATTCACTCAAAGGATATCTCCGACTATATGTCTAATTTAAGAGGTATCAAAAGTTGTGAGGGATGAGTAATGGAAACCCTTTGCGAAAAAATCAAAGCTTCTGGCGGAGACCTTGCGGCTAAAACCATTGAGCTCTCTCCAAGCCTAAAAGAATATGAATCGATTCTTGTGACTTTTTATCAAATCATCGGGGACTTTTTGCACAGTGAACAAGAAGAGCTTGAGCATAAATTCACGTCCTATGCTAAATTATTTGCAGGAAGATTAATTAGCACCCCCTCATCAACAGATGCATCCCTGAAAAGCGTCTCTGTTGTCCGGAAAGTTCTAATTGATTTTCTTGAAAGACACTCAGCAGACTTTCCCATGTCTGCGATATTTGAGGTTCTGAAAAAACTTGATCCACTGCTGCAGATGATGTCCGCTTCTATTTTGACCCACTATCATGAAAATCTTCTATTGGCGAAATTTGAACTGGATGAATCGAATAAAGATCTGCAGATTACATTGAAGGAGCTTGCTGATCTCAAAAAAGCGCTGAATGAAGCCACTATTTTTGCCATTACAGATAAAAATGATGTGATTACATATGTTAACGATAAATTTTGCGCAATCTCAAAATATGATAAGGAAGAGCTTATCGGCCAAAATCATCATCTCTTAAACTCATCCTTTCATCCAACGTCATTTTTCGAAGAAATCCTGACGACGATAAAAGACGGTCATGTATGGAAGGGCGAAATTCTTAACAGAGCAAAAGATGGTTCTGAATATTGGGTTGATACGACAATCGTTCCCTTTTTAGATGACCATGGAAAAACCTATCAGCATATTTCCATTCAATATGATATTACAGATACGAAAAGAACGGAGGATATGCTTCGCAAAG
The window above is part of the Metabacillus dongyingensis genome. Proteins encoded here:
- a CDS encoding FUSC family protein, encoding MILGPRVLKTGLSVTLALFICSIFQLEPSVFAGVSAIFTIQPSIYRTWKQVLDQVQANTLGALLALFAIFFFGSNPIVIGVVVISVILISLKFKMEATISLTLVTVLAIMSAPGNEDFLFVWNRFLIILIGIASAFLVNLLILPPKYKENYYAKVQSVFEIMSLLMRTAISDELTEKYFQEKQKEFRSELQKLEDIYDIFDEEREKMAKVNPVNVRELVVYKQMLKTIQQAADVLKVIEEHYFQSRSTMVDDQLFDSQIEQLIKWHEYLLFKYEGKVKVNDQFEDDTLIRESRIFLIQMMESDSEKLNNQRLTVVASAIYEYAFQLQRLDQLVDRLVKRT
- a CDS encoding sulfite exporter TauE/SafE family protein, with translation MRKLIIFAFIGFLAQLIDGSLGMAYGVTSTTMLLTFGIAPAVASASVHLAEVVTTAASGASHIKFGNVDKQAVYKLIIPGSIGAFAGAAFLSNLPGDLAKPFIAIFLLVLGLYVMLRFLFHFEAREQSESLPLTRKKSIPLGLIAGFADATGGGGWGPIATPVLLSQKGSSARKVVGTVDTSEFAIAVSATLGFFIALGWEQVNWYWVFALMIGGIVAAPIAAWLVRKLPAYLLGVLVGGFIVLTNSRTLLTTWAVDVSVVSFIYGFILIGWALAVGYAVKRNRVKVEEEISIEKRRA
- a CDS encoding ATP-binding protein, giving the protein METLCEKIKASGGDLAAKTIELSPSLKEYESILVTFYQIIGDFLHSEQEELEHKFTSYAKLFAGRLISTPSSTDASLKSVSVVRKVLIDFLERHSADFPMSAIFEVLKKLDPLLQMMSASILTHYHENLLLAKFELDESNKDLQITLKELADLKKALNEATIFAITDKNDVITYVNDKFCAISKYDKEELIGQNHHLLNSSFHPTSFFEEILTTIKDGHVWKGEILNRAKDGSEYWVDTTIVPFLDDHGKTYQHISIQYDITDTKRTEDMLRKAEKLSMVGELAAGIAHEIRNPMTAIKGFVQLLDESFDGMKYADTILAEIERINFIVSEFMVFAKPHATYFSKCSLSEIVKSVIKLLEPEALLKNVVISLSIPSDEVSIFGESNQLKQVFLNMLKNAIESMSAGGNIYVSIEKNLKQIKVSIQDSGIGLSDEEIQKLGIPFYTTKSYGNGLGLMVSYKIVQNHGGQIEVTSTVNKGTCFTLLFPAKSDGE